A section of the Microbacterium forte genome encodes:
- a CDS encoding sensor histidine kinase has product MTLPQIALLALAVGLVIGIGLSLLIAWAYRARARVADETSLAVPAGVTAVLGSMDDAACVVDSSGLVLAVSKAATRFGIEVGAPLENPELRQLVRGGRNDGGSATESLRITRGGLSLDPRLVSARASVISPRMTLLIIRDVTEQERLDQMRRDFVANTSHELKTPVGAVTLLAEAIESAADDPAQVRHFATRISAEAARLGQLTGRIMSLSRLQTDDALSDVRPVSIDEVLATALEAHVVQADSAGVELARGGDRGVWVRGDSQILIEAFGNLIANAIVYSPRGSRVGIGVKADDGVVEIAVSDQGIGIAEADRERIFERFYRADEARSRRTGGTGLGLSIVKHATQRHGGEVRLWSRPGRGSTFTIRLPTIDAPPSIDRDKKNKKKRERKAAKAAARVRNGENA; this is encoded by the coding sequence ATGACCTTGCCGCAGATCGCGCTGCTCGCGTTGGCCGTCGGCCTCGTGATCGGCATCGGCCTTTCGCTTCTCATCGCCTGGGCGTACCGCGCCAGGGCACGGGTCGCCGACGAGACGTCACTCGCCGTTCCGGCGGGCGTCACCGCGGTGCTGGGCAGCATGGACGACGCAGCCTGCGTGGTCGATTCCTCGGGGCTCGTGCTCGCCGTCTCCAAAGCAGCCACGCGATTCGGCATAGAGGTGGGAGCACCGCTGGAGAATCCCGAGCTGCGTCAGCTCGTGCGCGGCGGCCGCAACGACGGCGGCTCGGCGACCGAATCTCTGCGCATCACACGGGGCGGGCTCAGCCTCGATCCCCGACTCGTCTCGGCACGCGCGAGTGTGATCAGCCCCCGCATGACCCTGCTGATCATCCGCGATGTCACCGAGCAGGAGCGCCTGGATCAGATGCGCCGCGATTTCGTCGCCAACACCAGCCACGAGCTCAAGACCCCGGTCGGGGCGGTGACCCTGCTGGCCGAGGCCATCGAGTCCGCGGCGGACGATCCTGCGCAGGTGCGCCATTTCGCCACCCGGATCTCGGCCGAGGCCGCTCGTCTCGGTCAGCTGACCGGCCGCATCATGAGTCTGTCGAGGCTCCAGACCGACGACGCGCTGTCGGACGTGCGCCCCGTCTCGATCGACGAGGTGCTGGCGACCGCCCTCGAGGCGCATGTCGTGCAGGCCGACTCGGCCGGGGTCGAGCTCGCTCGCGGCGGCGACCGGGGAGTCTGGGTGCGCGGTGACTCGCAGATCCTGATCGAGGCGTTCGGCAACCTGATCGCCAACGCGATCGTGTACTCCCCGAGAGGGTCCCGCGTCGGCATCGGAGTGAAGGCCGACGACGGTGTCGTCGAGATCGCGGTGTCCGACCAGGGCATCGGCATCGCGGAGGCGGATCGAGAGCGGATCTTCGAGCGCTTCTACCGTGCAGACGAGGCGAGGTCGCGCCGCACCGGCGGAACCGGACTCGGACTCTCGATCGTCAAGCACGCCACACAGCGCCACGGTGGCGAGGTGCGCCTCTGGTCGCGCCCCGGACGAGGCTCGACCTTCACCATCAGGCTTCCCACGATCGATGCTCCCCCGAGCATCGACAGGGACAAGAAGAACAAGAAGAAGCGCGAGCGCAAGGCGGCGAAGGCCGCAGCTCGCGTCCGAAACGGAGAGAACGCATGA
- the ispD gene encoding 2-C-methyl-D-erythritol 4-phosphate cytidylyltransferase — MLPVPDTAIIVVAAGSGTRLDAGAPKAFVGIDTHSILRHALDGVFAAAPAQVIVVAPAGFEGDAETEVRAAAGDRIDLGRVVTGGATRQESVSAGLGALWGDVTRVLVHDAARALTPPEIIDAVAAAIDGESGVIPTLPVVDTLKRVEGDAVIAPVDRSELAAAQTPQGFPRALLEAAYEAAAASGIEYTDDAALFAAAGHLVRQIAGSPRGFKITTPADLERARHLLADVQTPTSVPDSAPDSTWTGPRVGLGTDVHAFGGDGNLWLAGIEWPGERALSGHSDGDAVAHAMVDALLGAAGLGDIGEHFGTAHPEYAGAHAEVFLARTRELLHEAGYAIGNVSVQFQGNRPRFSGRRAEAERVLSAALGGAPVSVTATTTDGLGFPGRGEGIAVTAVAMVHPT; from the coding sequence ATGCTTCCCGTTCCTGACACCGCGATCATCGTCGTCGCCGCCGGTTCCGGCACCCGACTGGATGCCGGAGCGCCCAAGGCGTTCGTCGGCATCGACACGCATTCGATCCTCCGCCACGCGCTCGACGGCGTCTTCGCCGCCGCCCCCGCCCAGGTCATCGTCGTCGCGCCTGCCGGGTTCGAGGGCGACGCCGAGACCGAGGTCCGCGCAGCCGCCGGCGACCGCATCGATCTCGGCAGGGTCGTGACGGGCGGGGCTACGCGGCAGGAGTCCGTCTCCGCCGGTCTCGGAGCGCTGTGGGGCGATGTCACGCGAGTGCTCGTCCATGACGCGGCGCGCGCTCTGACGCCCCCCGAGATCATCGATGCGGTGGCGGCGGCCATCGACGGCGAGAGCGGGGTGATCCCGACGCTCCCGGTCGTCGACACGTTGAAGCGGGTCGAGGGGGATGCCGTCATCGCGCCGGTCGATCGCTCCGAGCTCGCCGCGGCGCAGACTCCTCAGGGGTTCCCGCGGGCTCTGCTCGAGGCCGCATACGAAGCGGCGGCCGCGTCGGGCATCGAGTACACCGACGATGCGGCGCTGTTCGCGGCGGCCGGGCATCTCGTGCGACAGATCGCCGGGTCGCCTCGCGGATTCAAGATCACCACGCCGGCCGACCTCGAGCGCGCCCGTCATCTGCTGGCGGACGTGCAGACGCCGACGTCCGTGCCGGACTCCGCACCGGACTCCACATGGACCGGACCCCGGGTCGGGCTCGGCACGGATGTGCACGCGTTCGGCGGAGACGGCAACCTGTGGCTGGCCGGCATCGAATGGCCGGGCGAGCGAGCGCTCTCGGGTCACTCCGACGGCGACGCCGTGGCCCATGCGATGGTCGATGCCCTGCTGGGCGCCGCAGGGCTCGGCGACATCGGCGAGCACTTCGGCACCGCGCACCCCGAGTACGCCGGCGCTCACGCAGAGGTCTTCCTCGCCCGCACCCGCGAGCTCCTCCACGAAGCGGGCTATGCGATCGGCAACGTGTCGGTGCAGTTCCAGGGCAATCGACCGCGCTTCAGCGGCCGCCGTGCCGAGGCTGAGCGGGTGCTCTCGGCGGCACTCGGCGGCGCGCCGGTCTCGGTCACGGCCACCACCACCGACGGCTTGGGGTTCCCCGGGCGCGGTGAGGGCATCGCGGTGACCGCGGTCGCCATGGTCCACCCGACCTGA
- a CDS encoding CarD family transcriptional regulator, whose translation MLFEVGETVVYPHHGAATIIEVKERIIKGEAKKYLKLNVTQGDLIIEVPAENVDLVGVRDVIGREGLDAVFEVLRAPFTEEPTNWSRRYKANLEKLASGDVIKVSEVVRDLWRRDQDRGLSAGEKRMLAKARQILISELALAEKTDEDKASALLDEVLAS comes from the coding sequence ATGCTTTTTGAGGTTGGCGAAACTGTCGTCTATCCGCACCATGGCGCTGCGACCATCATCGAGGTCAAGGAGCGCATCATCAAGGGTGAGGCGAAGAAATACCTGAAGCTCAACGTCACCCAGGGGGACCTCATCATCGAGGTGCCCGCTGAGAACGTCGATCTCGTCGGGGTCCGCGATGTCATCGGCCGAGAGGGCCTCGACGCTGTGTTCGAGGTGCTTCGCGCGCCGTTCACCGAGGAGCCGACCAACTGGTCGCGTCGTTACAAGGCGAACCTCGAGAAGCTCGCCTCCGGCGATGTCATCAAGGTGAGCGAGGTCGTGCGCGACCTGTGGCGTCGTGACCAGGACCGCGGGCTGTCTGCGGGTGAGAAGCGGATGCTGGCCAAGGCGCGTCAGATCCTCATCTCCGAGCTCGCGCTCGCTGAGAAGACCGACGAGGACAAGGCGAGCGCACTGCTCGACGAGGTCCTCGCGTCCTGA
- a CDS encoding response regulator transcription factor — translation MTRILLVEDEPDLADPLAYLLRREGYEVEIAEDGPGALTAFRERGADVVLLDLMLPGMPGTEVCRQIRSTSAVPIIMVTAKDSEVDIVVGLELGADDYVTKPYSSRELLARMRAVLRRVIQADSELDERVLDGGRVSLDIDRHTVTVAGQQINMPLKEFELLEVLMRNSGRVLTRGQLIDRVWGSDYFGDTKTLDVHIKRIRSRIEENPGEPVMLVTVRGLGYRFEG, via the coding sequence ATGACCCGCATCCTTCTCGTCGAAGACGAGCCCGACCTCGCCGACCCGCTCGCCTATCTGCTGCGCCGAGAGGGGTACGAGGTCGAGATCGCCGAGGACGGCCCGGGGGCGCTGACCGCGTTCCGCGAGCGCGGCGCCGATGTGGTGCTCCTCGACCTGATGCTGCCCGGCATGCCGGGCACCGAGGTGTGCCGGCAGATCCGCTCGACCTCTGCCGTGCCGATCATCATGGTCACGGCCAAGGACTCGGAGGTGGACATCGTCGTCGGGCTCGAGCTCGGCGCCGACGACTACGTCACCAAGCCGTACTCGTCGCGTGAGCTGCTGGCTCGGATGCGTGCTGTGCTGCGCCGCGTGATCCAGGCCGACAGCGAGCTCGACGAGCGCGTGCTCGACGGCGGCCGCGTCTCACTCGACATCGACCGCCACACGGTGACGGTCGCCGGTCAGCAGATCAACATGCCGCTGAAGGAGTTCGAACTTCTCGAGGTGCTCATGCGCAATTCGGGTCGCGTGCTCACGCGCGGCCAGCTGATCGACCGGGTGTGGGGCAGCGACTACTTCGGCGACACCAAGACCCTCGACGTGCACATCAAGCGCATCCGCTCGCGGATCGAGGAGAACCCGGGCGAGCCGGTCATGCTCGTCACCGTCCGGGGCCTCGGCTACCGCTTCGAGGGCTGA